Genomic segment of Heliangelus exortis chromosome 7, bHelExo1.hap1, whole genome shotgun sequence:
GCTGGTGAAAACTTGGTGTACCATAAGAGAGAACAAAGCAGAGAGCTCAAATTAAGTGATAATTCTAAGGAAGCCTAACAAGCTTTTATTacaagaaaactgaattaaGCAAAAAACAGAGGTAAGTTCTTTATCTGACATTTGGGATTTCAAGACTGAGAAATAGGAAGACATTTACAGAAAGAATAACATGTAAGGTCATCACCAATAGGAATTGGGTTTTACTCAACCTATTGACAATAAttgaatttttgtttcctgcCTCAGCCTAGAGTTGTCAATTAATGGAGCCTTGCTTGCATGTCAGCATTGCTAGAGGCTTCTTAAAGAATCAGTTGAATacaactttccttttttttttttaccttttttttgaaaggtgAAACAGCATCCCTCCTTCCCAATTTAAGTAATGGTCATCTATGCAGGTTTTATTATATTAAAGCCCCACTCCAATTGATTCACATTTGCCAGCTGCTGTCAGAATTGCTGACAGGTGCTTATTGCACTCCAGGTCAGCTCAAAATCACCACGAGAAGGGACAGTCTGCAGTATCAGAGCTGTCCCAAAATTCTGAATCATACCCTGTAAGACAAGAGGAACCTTAAAAGAGGAAGCCAAGAAGAAGAGCCTTCAGGGGATGGCAAAAGAGAGAAGCAAAACAGCACCTCCACtttacaacaaaacaaaaagtgacTCAGGAGACAGGATGGCACCTTGATCTACTTTTTAAATGGTTCTGCTTCAGTACCTACACTGGTAGAGATGCTTCTGCAATGGAAGCTTATCATGATTTAATTTCAGAAGCTACCTGGAATGGAACTAAGTTATTGAATAAATTATCTTAgcagcttaaagaaaaaaaaacaacacaacaacaaacaaacaacaacaacaacaaaaaaaccaccagaagaGCTTGTTAAATTTCATATTAGCAAAcagtttaatttattaaaatgtcTCCAGTACACCTCTGTGCTTCTACAATAGACACAGCATTACACATAACAGGTAAAACATGGTAACATTCTCAAGGAAGCAGTATCAGGCTCATTAGCTCAGAAATGTAAAAGCAACAGTACCTTGCATCACCTCTCAGTTCAACCTTCCTCTAGGTGGTGATTCTGATACTTCTGGGTGGAGCAGGCAGTCAGCTGAACACAAGAGTTTATATATGCTTCCTAATCAAAGACAGGTGAATAAAGCCCTATTCTGTCAAACAGAAGGCAGATATTCCTTCAATGTCAGTGTGAGTAAAAAGTAAATGTATCAACAAGTTCATGATCCTTAGGGCTTGGGGAGCTGTGGCAGCATGGGAAGTGGAATTCTACATTTTTGTCACTCCAAAAATGTGAGATCTACAGGTTGCATACAGAAAGATTAAGTTTCTCATATCATGAAAGATCCTGGCCCAAAGAGATCTGCATACCTGAGTAATATGCTCATGTAAGTCTTTACAAGAGAAGagtcttaaaatacatttgtggtAATTCAGGGCCAGTCCTTTCTTCTTTACTGGTTAACTTTACTGAAGTTAACTCAACCTGGCATTCTATCAGCAAAGAAAACATGAGAGGTTAGTAAAAATCAGAAGACACTGAAGGTGTAAATACAGTGCAAAAGTGTTGGGTTTAGTTTTTGACTGTGTCAGCCTGATATTTTTATAgtctgtgctttattttcagggaaaagCATAGTTGTAGTGTGTAATAATAAACAGGCTTGCACATATAAGTATACATACACACTTGCTGCAGAATGCAAAGGCTTCCAGTGGCATAGAATTCATAGTACTGACTTCTCACATGCAGTTTTTTGCATACAAACACAAACCAGTTTTAGAGGTGCCCCCTCCCTCTGCATACTAAATGTATTCATTAGTGTGTATTCACATGCATTATTACCCTGCCCACTCAATGATCTATATTaaccagatctttttttttttttgttaaagttttttttctgtttttttttgctttgtttggtttttgttttcatgtgaGCTGTAAAGTTATCTTAGTTGCAACACCCAGCCAGAGCACTCTAGTGACCACAGTACTGCTGGGCTTAATACACCAGTTGGCAGAGCATTCTTGATAAAATtactcaagtatttttttttttgcttcatattgcttcatttttaaaaatctttttgatGTACAGCCATTGCTGTTAGTACACTTCAGACTTACTCAAGTGCAGTAAACTATTAGAGCTTGTTATTCAGAAGCACCTGGTCTTTTTGATGTTAAATGGAGGCCACCAACAACAACTGTATGGAGCATTTACTGGGTTACCAAACAGTGCACGTTAGCTAGTGTGAGATGAAACTGTTTTCTAAACAGCTAATAGACTTAACAAAACAAATTATGTGTGATGTAGTCACCATCCTGCTGAGACAACAGGacatgaaaacaaaagtgaCTCAGGGTCAGTTTCTATCTGTATTAATGTAGCTTTGGTTTAGAAATTGTTTAAGTGTTGTAGAGCACCTGGCTTAGTGACAAAACACATGCATCTCACAGTGCTAACAGTAAAATGCTAACAAACTATAAACTGCAGCTTTCAATTATTAATAACATTCAATAAAAAACTTACAGAAACATTCTTGTTGACAAACGTGCAGTACAAATGCAAGCTCCTTGGCCACAAACTCAGATTGTGTGCATCAGTTTTGTGCTGGCATAACAGTGCAAGTGCTGGGATTCAAGTAAGCTTTTCCATATTTATGTTAAGCAACAAAGACAACATGATGAAGTTTGGGGGATTTTCTGCTCACAAGGCCAGGATGTGAGAATCAAGCAAAACGTTGCAGTAACCAAAATGTCTGATTTCCCTCACACAGAAGGCAATCCCAATgaggaaaaacacatttcacaaGCAAACAGGCTTCACACACCATCAAGTTATTGCTTCAGCTAGATCAGCTGTACCAAAGTACAGGACTGCAGGTTGCAATCTAATCTCCACTCACATGAAGAGAGTATGAAATCTACAGTGCAAGTCCTCCATGCAAATGGATCAAATTGCAAGACTCGAGTCCTGTTTCATAGGACAGATTTTATTCACCACTCAGTTTTGACTGTATTATTTTTGGAAGCCAAATCAGACTCAAAAGTACACTGCTTATGGTACTTCTGTGTTTTCTAGAGGTTACTGCTTCATGCCAATTTACACCTGCTCAGCAACAGAATACAACAGGAACACTTGTTTCTAAAGAATTGCAGAAGTTATTGCTGAAATTTGTAGGgccaaaattaaaaatgattTCACCAAATCAATcgttactttaaaaaaatatctgacatcctattaattaaaaaaaaaacaaaaaaaaccaaaaaaaccaaaacaacaccaaaCCCACAAACTTAATAGTTTTTTCtcaattaaataataatttaagatATTCACATTCAGGCAACTGTCTCCTGACTTTCATCTGGCTGAATGACAGATGCCATAATAAAAGCAAGAACACTACTCTCACATTCTTCATGACAGCAGTGATTAGTGCAATTTACCACTGCACTACACAGCTCTAATAGTGCAAGATGTGCCTATAAATGTTTCTCACAATCATCTGCTACATGATCATTATTCTCAGATGTCTGTAACTGTTATTCTCATTAGAATTTTGGCATTTATGTTAACATTTACGAAAAACTATGGCTTTATCCATGAAATACATATCCTGcctaagcaaatatttttaaccacttgaataaaaaccaaaactgaattGGAATGGAGGTTATTTGTTTATGCTGTAAGCTGTGTTGCCACTAAACTCAAGATCTCATGGTTAGGTACAGATCACAAATACATGTATTTGTGTATCCGTTACAGTCTTTAAAAGTATCTTTAAAATGTAACACTGATAAAACTTCACTCTTCATTTTTAAACCTAATTCTAATAATTCAGCTTATTTTTTGCAACAAATTTAATTACCTGTATCCAAAGTGTCATCTGAGTATCTCTGTATTACAACAGGTTTGGGACTGTAAGAAACCCATAAATGCATACATAAGAAGGCACTTGTCTTCCAGTAGTTCAAGTCAGAGAAGGCCTTACCCAGACAGTGGCTCCTTACACTTTGAAGGATTAGCAAATGTCCCCAGGCTTTGACACAGTCTCAAAACCTGTCTTTAGGGTCCTGGGCAAAGGTGCTTTGTGTCATCTATAACACCATGAAGCTCATTATGAATTCCAGTAGTTTTTGCCTGTTGCGCTGAGGTAGGAAGGTGGTACCTAGTTCCAGAATGGTGTCTCTTTTTTGTTTCGTCTGATTGAAAACCTAAGGCACAGCATGAATATATTTAAGTATCACTGTGTTCAAGGAATGCCCTTGGTGATCAGAAGTTTGTGATCTATACTAAATTTGCcccatttacttttttttcccccccctctcctttcttgAAGGCTTAAATGGCAATGCCTTTAGATACCACAGAATTCACTCAATGTTGAAGTCCCCTTCAAGTGATACAGAAGaagagaaattcagaaataagcACAGCATATGATAAATAACTACCTCTtaaagtgggaaagaaaatacatactCAAAAGGAATCTGAATAGGAATggtaaacactttgaaaacattaattctGATGTTCAGCTCTCAGTAGATCCTAAGGAGATGCTATCTAGTTGCACTTTTCCAATAACAAACCAAACTGCAATTAAATCAAGGATTTGATTCGTGCATTTTTCACATCTCTTACAACCTACAGTAAAATGCTTTACTGTAGACTAACAGTTGCTAGATTATTTAATACAGCAGAATTCAAGGACAAAGACTTCAAACCCCTTATCTAGCAATAGTTTGTCTACATGCTGATGCTTCCAAAATTATAATGCAAAGTCCCTTCTGGCATTCAGGAAGATGTCattctaataaaataaaatcttcgTTGGCAAAATCAAGATAGGctatttaaaatttgaaatgaCAGAGCTAAAATGCAAAACTGGTCTGTTACTTTAAAGATCTGTATCCTCATGGTGGACACTGGATGCCTACCAGGACAGTTCTGCTGAAGCATCAGTCACGGCTAAGCTAAAATTCAGTAACACTTTTTGGGGATTTAAGTAGCCCTTCAAACTGATATTTAATTGTCACTAAACTCAGAGCATGCTCTCAGCCTTCCAACATGATCACTGATGTCCAATAAGGACACAGAGTAGAGCAGAACAagaatgctgctgctgtgaatAAAAATGCCTAGTCACCAAGCCCTCATCTAGACAAGTTTCCTCAAGGGAAACAAGTGCCCTATTCTGCAGTGTGtgcccttctcctgcagccctgagctttaatgaaagcaaaatgctcAAAACCCACAGTACATTTAAGCAGAAacattcatgtatttttaactGACACTGAAAGGGCTCCATGAATTGTCAAAATTGAGCTTATCATTAAAATGAAACTTAACAATCTCAAAATGTGATCACCAAACACTTACTCCAATTTCCTTAAAGactttcactgcatttttcacaTGACTGTAGGTAGCACTCTCAGctgcaagaaagaaaacccagagaTAAACAAACTGCAATGGAATTTGGGCTACTTTGTGCTAGGAGGAACAGAATTAATTAAATTCAGGTTCAAAACCAGTTTAACATACCATATACAGCAACCTTCTTCTCCGTCCTGCTTATTAAGTGCCTGTGCAGCTTTTGAATGTATTCAGACTCTGAAACAGGACCACTAAAATTGTGGATGAAGATAACAGCAGAGCTATATGCCTCCAGTAAAGGTCCCAACAGCCTCTGCAGGAAAGTGATGTACTGCTGGTGCTCTTTAGACTGGCTCACCTAGGAAAGGGAAACAAGAGCTTCTGAAGTGACAGAGACCAGTGACAACAAGAAATGACCTGCAGCACAGTACACAGCAAAAGAGTAATTcctactacaaaaaaaaaagacataggGGCACAACAAAGCACATTTATAAAACCCTtccaaaaaaatcagtttaccATGAGGGAACAAAACAGGCACTGCATATCACAGGTGTGctacttttttctcctccagcatACTAATAACTATTTTCCTAAGACACTATTAAAGGCACCATACTGTTCTCCAGACAACAGAAGGGTTACCACATGCTCAGAGATGGACATTAAGTTTCCAAATGTTAAACACTTGTTAACACATACCCTAAAGAGTGTTTGTAATGGCTCTGTAAGAAAACTGGCAGTATATCTAAAATCAACAAGATCAATCTATGAAGTGAAATTTAGCCTGAAAACAAATTCCAGCACAATGTGACACTTTTAGATTCTGTGCTGTCagtaaagaataaaacatttagACACTAAGATACTTGAGCCTTTATCAGTTTTGACACCAttgcccttcctcctccctgaaACATTATTTGATATTTCTTCATCACTTTTCCCAATAGGAAAGAGATAAAGACTGCAGCAAAATACAACAGATAATTACAGTGAATCAGCAAAAAGATTATCATTACCCATCCTGAACAAGTGAAGTGGTTCATATCTCTTTCAACAGGCTTCCATGTTACTAGGCTTAGGATAATATTACCTTCAGGTAGCaatctctctgctcttctccaaaATCACTGTCTTCATCTTCCTCATCACTTCTCCAAGATAATGGCTCAGGGAGCTTTTTatcccactgctgctctgcaagaCTGGGGCTAACATCCTCCTGATCATCCTGCTTAAATTTGAAAGCCAAGATGgtaaatagtaataaaaaaatataagtatCAAGGCAACCTATAGGTTTATTTCATAATCTCATCTGATTGAATCACCCCGTTCACTAACCAATATTTAATGAAAGCAGGTGAGACCAAATTATAGAGAGGGTTGAGATAAGCAAAGAGAGAGACATTTGATGAAAAAGatggtttttcttctgctcaCCTGtcacagaaaagtgaaaatctTTGTAAATGGGCTGAACTTTCCAGCCAGAGGCCAAGTAGTAGCAGTTGCTGAGAAAGTGTTTTCAGttgtgttaaaataaaaagttgagATGTTACTTAGAAGTGGATGTTGCTAATCACTACACTACTGTTGCCTTAAAGACAGAGCTCTGTGCTTATTTTATACCAcgatatatattattttatatatattagtTTATTATGTATTACAATAGCTAAAATCTCAATTAATGCAGAATGCCATCGGTTGCTATTTGGAAATGGTAACTTACTGCCTCTTAGGATGCTGTTCTTCTATTTGTCTCCATGAGCCAGTTTTAATCACAAAGGCCCCAACCTGTTTAAACCTTTATCACACTGAAACATTATGACCCCTTCATCTGCTGCATCACAGCAATTCCCTTCTGCTAATCACTCcgtgcacaaaaaaaaaaaaaaaaaaaaaaggttgggaAGACAAGGTATGCTGAGCCAGGTGCCCCCTGGTTGCCAGGTTTTGTTTACACTGAACACCTCTGGCAGATCACACCACAGAGCAACTCCAGTACATCCCTGTAAGTGCAAATTGTGCTAGCACAGGAGGTTTACAGTAGTTTTGAGACTGATGCAAAGGAATCAAATAATGACAAAAGATCTGGACTTCTGACTCCTTTGGAACAGCAAGTAAATATCTGTGTAGCTATGCTATAATTTGAAATACTAAATAAATCTCAATTTTACAAGACAGTAGAAAATGTGTCTTCCATAGCAGGCTTAATGGTATAATGAAATTACACAGGGAGACACTCAAAGCACCACAGGATTTTTAAGTATCAGACATTTGGATAAGAATGGAGCAGCATCAGTCCTGGTCTTGTTACAAGCTCTCAGTAACAGGATATCTTTAGAACTAGATGCACACTTCAGCAGCACAAACTACATATGGCTTAAGTCAAATACAAGAAACAAAGCTCATAAAGTATCTCCACCACCTTACCTCAGCCACCAGAAGAATACCATATTGTATCAGCCTTTCCACAGATTCATGGACTACCTGATATATCACCTGGCAAGGCtacacaacagaaaagaaatgcactgaaaaaaaatcacatctaGTATACCCATTATAGCTgttaattaaaaagttattaaacTTTTATCAACATAATCCCAATGCAACACTCTTATGTCTACCCTGTCAAACAggcagacattaaaaaaaatcagttaaacAGTACATTTAAAATTTGTCCAAATTTTCTAAGAAATGCATTACTACACTGCTAGAAAGCCACAACAAATATTCTCCCCTTTTAATTGCCTCTGGTCAAACTTGAGTTTGTTAcaattttgaattaaaaaaccataaaacaaaaataattgagaCATATCAGTGATTTATTTGGAATTTAAAGGAAAGTgcactttaaaaagcaaatttctttATGTGTTTTgaaactcttaaaaaaagaacCTCTTTTACATTGCCCTTAATCctgcaggaaatattttctaagttaaaaaaaatgccaatgGCAATTAATTCTTAACTCTCAGAGGAGAAGGATAGGATTACTGAAGAACTCCACCATATAGGCCACATCActgctcaaaataaaaataaatttggctTATGCTTAATTTAAAAAGGCATGAGTCAGAAATAAATGAGTGTGCAAATTTAAGAACTAATTCAAAGATCTCTACAGTTTTAAGTAACTTCAACatataaaacacacacaaataaaatatcaaGCATTTAAACTTGCAAGTATACAGACTGAAAGTATACAGAATGTCTGAAAATTGCAATAACAtcaactttttgtttgttttgtaacaaaacaaaaaacatagtCTGGCCATATTTAAAACTACCACTAAGTACTAGGTGTGGGATGCTGTGACTACTGCACTCCTACACAAATTCAGAAAATCTTTAGAATCTGGAGTCTTAATTCCCAGCATAATATCAATCATTTATGCAGACACACTGGAGTTGGGAATTTTCAAAGACTTGTATTGaagtagtaaaaatatttaaacagttTGGGCAGAATAGGGATAGTGTTACTGACACAAGCAACCATGTATCTGTAAGAAGGCATTAAAAAGCTCAACATAAAGCTGTGGGGAGCTGACAGagccagcagcttttctttctcaggaAGGTCCTGgagacagcacagcagaaatgctgcaggCTCATCCCAGCATCACCCCCTTCAGCATCTGCACGAGCAGCAGGTTTGCACTCAGTAGGTATCCCTGAAACTGGACAGGATGATTTTGTCACACTTTGCCAAGGACAAAAGGTAATGACAGGAGACTGGCAAGTTAATTTGTACGGCATCTTAGGCCAGACATCTTCCGGATGAACTGTTCTGATGGAAATGTGTTCATTCAAATGTTCAGACCCTTGAAGTAATTGGGAACAACACATCCTTTTTCAAATTATATTCATCCTTCTGATACCAATCACCATCAGACCATACTCACAGTGAACATATCAGAACTGTGACACTTGAAGGAAGCatcaattaattttaaagtaacatAGGCAattacaagcaaaaaaaaaaaaatctgaaacatgGGCAATTACTTACCAAAGATACAGTAAATTCATTAGAAAGCAAGTAACACAAGCTGGCAGCTTTTCGGACCAGGTGTTCTTGACTAATCAAACCAGGAGAAGCACTATTGGTACCATTTCTGTACCTTCTGCTCTGAATTGCATGAAGACTGCAGGCTAGAGcagaaataaacagagaaaagattattttttcaaagagctctatagaaaacttttttttttttttggtgtctatTTCAACTATTATACGTACAATTGAAGAACAAAGACAGAATTCACCACTATTCCATTTGTGTCCAACTAATGTGAGAATCATGAAAATATTAGTGATCAAAACACAGGTTTTGCCATTTTGGCTCAAGACTCTTCTAGTGCCTTGACCATGGCAGTAACCAACACAAatatttccacaaaaaaaaaaggaccatgggaaacaacaaacaagtttactttaaaatagtttttgtaAGGGTAAACATGGGCTGAAGCAAGAAGGGAACCAGGACTGTGAGGTCATGTTGATATTTTCACTTCAGGGGTCATAATCAAGTCTTTCCTTGGTAAACCTGAACACATACCAATAACAGCCTCTTTAATGAATACATGAAGTACTCCATTGCTGTAAAAGTTGAGTTCAAAGACAGCAGGTATCTCTGTGCTGGGAGTGATGAAGAACTCATTGTTTCGACTGGTGTTTGTGATATTTACACAGTTCCCCAACAAGTGGATGGCGTGCATGACAACATCATCTGAGTTGCCTGAAAATCCCAAGTCGTAGTCACGGGCTAAGACTTCCTCCTTCATGGAAAAGAAATCTTCTACTAATCTGGAAAGATCAGTTCCCTAGAAGTAAAATCAGAACCACAAAGTGAAACATGTTTTTGAGAAGCAGTAAACCATACAACCTTGTATATAGGAGACACACATACAAGCCTTTCATCATCAAAATGCCAAAGTACAACAGAAATATGGCTTTCAAACAAATACTGCTAAAATAGTCAACAGATTTTGAACTACATGCAATTAGAATTTAAAGCTATGCAGCTAGTTTAGAATCCAAACttttatgtttgctttctgGATTATTTCAGAACCTGTAGAGAGCAGAGTTGCTCTTTAAGAAAAGGTTAGATGCATATTTCCATTACCTATACTGTAAAATGAAAGATTAATTATCTGGGAATACTAATCAGCAGAACTTCAATTGTTTGTGGATGtgaggaaaagctttctctcaagcatctccttttcttctttttggcaAGATGGCTTCAGAACACAATGTAAAATGCTTCTTTGATCCCATCATTTTAGGAAATTGGAAAGACTTGACTCGTGGGAATATAAATATTGTCCTTGGCTAGGAATATTACATAtctaacaaatatttttcaatttgttCTTAATTTATGTGCAGTGAGAGTTTCAGAGTAGAGGCAAATGAATGTCATAAAAAAAGCTAAACtcactacagagaaaaaaaaatttcttccatgCTCCCTACATATGTTAAACCATTTAAAACCATTGTTATCATTGTGCCATCATGGTATAATATTCTAGTTCAAAGTAATATCAAAACTCACTTGAAAATTAACAGAAGAGTTGCTAATATATTCAATAGCAAATGTCTTTAAGATCTAAAATACAATCTTAATACAGTgaatcaaaacaaaatgctcctttaaaaaatatcattacATTCTGAAttgcaaaaatttatttccccATCAGTATTTACTAATCCCTTCTCTTCAAGCATCTACTACTAACTAAAATATTAGAAGACTACCTGAAAtccaattttatttaaatgcatcttttttcctttattagtATCATATTTTTTTCGATTTAACAGGTCAAAATAATGTTTGTCTATTAAAACAGCACTAAGGCCTCACCTGCCTGTGTCTGTACAGCAGCAAACAGGCAACAATGTAGGTGGACATCACAGCACAGGACTTGTTAGCAGCTAGAGGTAAACAAGAGAAACTCATTAAGCACCTGAGAAGTTCAGAACAGTATTACAAGGGAAGGAGTAGGTATTAttagaaaacaacaaaccaaaccaaaaccaaatccaaaattaaacataaaaccaaaacataataCTGGCACAGAACTGTACcttctaaaaagaaatacaaaatgtctTTATGGTGTCAATATTAATCAAAGTAAAGTAAACAGCTAAGAAGCCTGAGTAAAGCTTACATGTTTACTGAGCTAAGAACCATTTTATATGCATCTTTTATACCACAAATCACAGACTGAAGAGCACAACACATTATCTACAAAAGCTGGTAACACCAGTTCCTGCAGCTAAATGAGAACTACCTTAAATAATGCTTTTAAGACAATGAAATGACTTCTTACATTAAGTGATAAGAAATCACTTATCAACACGACAATCAAACACTCCAGAGTGCAGCAGGTTCAGTAAACTAGTCCAAGGAATACAAAAGttaacaaaataaacagaataaaaagtttGTACTTTATCAGAAGGAGAGTTTAAGAACtctgaagaaggggaagggacagaggCAAAGGACGAAGAATTGTCAAGAGAGCATTTGAAATCATGAAGTGACCACCTGGATGGAGGGAATAGGAAAGTATTACGAAACAGCAAGTCAGTTCATGCCATCAGCAAAACAAATCAGGCAGCTGATTGCAAGGCTGTAACACTTACTGAACAAAATATGCTCAGCTAAGTTGGAAATCAGCTCTCTTCTGAAGGGTTCACTGGATATATCCCTGGAGTTCGGCTGTGAAGCCTCTGAACCTTCATGCACAGTATCATTAGGTCtgaatgcagaataaaaatacacaagATGACATTTAGATTTTGATCAAAATCTAAGAGAGCCTaggtggttatttttttattttatacaccAACTGAACTACAGTGTGAATAAAAACACTGTGCAGTCTGGTAAGGGCACAAAAATGTTCTGTGTAACAAGCTCTACAAAAAGAATCAACTTTTTCAATCAAAGTTCTATCAacttttccaggttttttcaTGTCAACCAATCATCCAAGATTAAACTATCAAATGCAAAATTGCAATGCAAAAAATTTAGCTTGTCCTACTGGCTATTCCTGACTCCACCAATATATCATTTGCACCCCAAGGCCCTCTTCCCTTCACTGAATACAGATAATAGATCAAGCAAATCTGTCTGAAAGgcagtttccaacccatcttCTCCACAACCAGAAATGGTCTTTTGTATGGTCCTACAACTTCCTGAAGACATGCCTCCTCAAGCTTATTTAAACAGAGCTCCCCAGAGAGAATGCAACTCCCATAATAAATTGCACGGTTTTAATTGTGTAAAACTTTAGTTTTTCTATGCACAATCAGATTACCCCTGGGGAGGTCAAGTACTGATTGGAATGTATTGAAGAATaccaaaaagacaaacaaaaaaccccaatctgTCCATCCTCTCCACAacaaccaaaacatttttaccTTGATGGAAGTATAGCTGGTAACAAAGCTTGTTCCAAAGAAAGAGGTGCAGGCATGGGCTTTTGGCTTTGGCTGTTCACATATTCCTGTTAAGAGAAGACTTGTtatctttttttacttttaccaCCATATTGTTACAGTCAATTGTTAGTATTATTATATGAAAATGACAATTATTCAAAAATACAACTGTGATGAAAATACCTCACACTAAAAAAGCAGTAGTAAGATCACAGAAATTAAGTTTTCAACAGTTATTcacttttgattttattttatgaaaaggCAAACTTTCCACAGCAAGGAATCTGTACTTCCTGAAAAACACTGCACCAAACAAATACATAACCCTTGTCAGCACTCTGCTGGGAACAAATCCTGAGGCCAGCTTCTCCATGACTAAATTAATGAGAACTGCCTTCATTAACATGAATGAGAGCAAACGCTAGTAACCTTTCAGAATGAATATGGACACTTTAATTAttgcttgctgctgctttcctctaACACCAGGATTAGGAACTTCTCCATAGGTAAAGACCAGTGTAGAAACTCAAGCTGCAAGTCCCCTTACAGTGTCACAAACTAAAGCACCAAAGAAATGGGCAGGACATTACATGTCTGGAATTCTTGAATACCCAAGTTCTCAAAAGCCAAACACCCCTCCTTACAGGTTAGCTTTTATG
This window contains:
- the GPAM gene encoding glycerol-3-phosphate acyltransferase 1, mitochondrial isoform X1 — encoded protein: MDETALSLGTIDVSYLSTSAECSISRCKHSSEEWGECNSRPTLFRSATLRWKEALLSRKRPFVGRCCYVCTPQSRDNFFNASIPSLGLRNVIYINETHTRYRGWLARRICYVLFVQERDVHKGMFAKNLTENVLNNSRVQKAIVDEASEPSTPGSFAQTDPKAINKVKKKARKILQEMVANVSPALIRLTGWVLLKLFNSFFWNIQIHRGQIEMVKAATEMNLPLIFLPVHKSHIDYLLLTFILFCHNIKAPYIAAGNNLNIPIFSTLIRKLGGFFIRRKLDQSPDGRKDFLYRALLYVHIEELLRQQQFLEIFLEGTRSRSGKTAGARAGLLSVVVDALFSNATPDVLIIPVGISYDRIIEGHYNSEQLGKPKKNESLWSVARGVFRMLRKNYGCVRVDFAQPFSLKEYVNSQSQKPMPAPLSLEQALLPAILPSRPNDTVHEGSEASQPNSRDISSEPFRRELISNLAEHILFTANKSCAVMSTYIVACLLLYRHRQGTDLSRLVEDFFSMKEEVLARDYDLGFSGNSDDVVMHAIHLLGNCVNITNTSRNNEFFITPSTEIPAVFELNFYSNGVLHVFIKEAVIACSLHAIQSRRYRNGTNSASPGLISQEHLVRKAASLCYLLSNEFTVSLPCQVIYQVVHESVERLIQYGILLVAEQDDQEDVSPSLAEQQWDKKLPEPLSWRSDEEDEDSDFGEEQRDCYLKVSQSKEHQQYITFLQRLLGPLLEAYSSAVIFIHNFSGPVSESEYIQKLHRHLISRTEKKVAVYAESATYSHVKNAVKVFKEIGVFNQTKQKRDTILELGTTFLPQRNRQKLLEFIMSFMVL
- the GPAM gene encoding glycerol-3-phosphate acyltransferase 1, mitochondrial isoform X2, whose amino-acid sequence is MDETALSLGTIDVSYLSTSAECSISRCKHSSEEWGECNSRPTLFRSATLRWKEALLSRKRPFVGRCCYVCTPQSRDNFFNASIPSLGLRNVIYINETHTRYRGWLARRICYVLFVQERDVHKGMFAKNLTENVLNNSRVQKAIVDEASEPSTPGSFAQTDPKAINKVKKKARKILQEMVANVSPALIRLTGWVLLKLFNSFFWNIQIHRGQIEMVKAATEMNLPLIFLPVHKSHIDYLLLTFILFCHNIKAPYIAAGNNLNIPIFSTLIRKLGGFFIRRKLDQSPDGRKDFLYRALLYVHIEELLRQQQFLEIFLEGTRSRSGKTAGARAGLLSVVVDALFSNATPDVLIIPVGISYDRIIEGHYNSEQLGKPKKNESLWSVARGVFRMLRKNYGCVRVDFAQPFSLKEYVNSQSQKPMPAPLSLEQALLPAILPSRPNDTVHEGSEASQPNSRDISSEPFRRELISNLAEHILFTANKSCAVMSTYIVACLLLYRHRQGTDLSRLVEDFFSMKEEVLARDYDLGFSGNSDDVVMHAIHLLGNCVNITNTSRNNEFFITPSTEIPAVFELNFYSNGVLHVFIKEAVIACSLHAIQSRRYRNGTNSASPGLISQEHLVRKAASLCYLLSNEFTVSLPCQVIYQVVHESVERLIQYGILLVAEDDQEDVSPSLAEQQWDKKLPEPLSWRSDEEDEDSDFGEEQRDCYLKVSQSKEHQQYITFLQRLLGPLLEAYSSAVIFIHNFSGPVSESEYIQKLHRHLISRTEKKVAVYAESATYSHVKNAVKVFKEIGVFNQTKQKRDTILELGTTFLPQRNRQKLLEFIMSFMVL